CCAGGTCGTGCATGAAAATACCCGGCTCCAGCGATTCATAACTTAATCCAATAATGCGGCAATCAAAGGATTTGGCTTCTTTCAAACCCCTGATAACAGCAACGCCTGGTCCCGGACTGTCAATAGCGTTCAAGCCGGAAACTGCGATTGTGAGTTGTCTTTTATTCGCCATTTTCCACCAATGAATAGTTCTTCAATAACCCCAGGAAATCCTCAAAGTCTTTCTCGAAAGTGGTTTTCTCAACAAAATACTTTCCGATGGTAGCTTGCACTATTTCCAGCTGGGCTTTACCCTCTTTCAAATCGTTGATAATGGATGCGCCCATAGGATTCACTGTAAAAGACTCCCCGGTGTCAGGATTAAAAATAAGCCCTGAAGCGCTGACAGCAACATTTTTTTTAATTTTCATGGGATGATTTATTTGGATAAAATCCTGATTGTTCATTTAATTGATAATCAACTTCCGAGCCTGTGATTGCCAGTTACCTGCCTGTAAATGGTAAAAATAAATTCCTCTCGGATACTGGGTGGTTTCGATTTTAACCTCCCTTGCGTGATGATCAACCGGAATCGTGCGAATGGTTTTCCCTTCTCCATTTAAAAGCAAAATATTGCCTGTTTGCTCATTCTCAGGCAACTCATAAGGGATGGTCGTAAAGGAAAAGGCGGGATTCGGAAATGCATTGAGAGCATTATATTTGACTGCGTTTTCCTCCACATCAAAAGAAGTTTGTTGTCCGGGCAAATGATAAACATACGTTTGGACGGTATAGGGAGTAATTGAGTAGTCATAGCTGTAGGCAGTCATTTTTGTACTTCCGTCACTCAGCGTATGGACATAAATATACTGGCAGCCCGGGATAGTCAGTAAAACAGTTCCATCCTCCTTAACCACTTTCGCAGTAAATGTATAATATTGACCTGGCTCATCGTACAGATAATAGATGTAAGCAAGGCACAGACTATTATCAGTAGTAAAAAGATTTTCCGAAACAAAGCGAATATCATATAGCCATTGACCGTTTGGAACAACAAGTGGAATTGTTTTCCAGGGTGTATGATCAATGTTATAAATCCGGCATTGCTCGGCAGCCACATGCATGATATAAAATTTGTCGCCTGAATTGGCAAGAGAAGTATAGGTACCCGATTGGTCGTACATTTCTTCAAATGTGATTTGCCCAAAAGCAAAATTCAGGCTGATAACGAATGCAATTACAAATGTTACGTGTTTCATATTGATTAAGATTTAAAATTTCGGCAAAAGTAGTATTAGTAGCAATTAGGGAAAGTGATTGTGGAAGTGTTGTACATTTTGATCAGGTAGGCTCTTCCGGGAGACAGACTGGTTAATGAAAAAACCTGTTGATCAGGCCAATAAACCCTCCATCCGGCTAATTCAACAATGATGGCCATTTGGTTTAAAAATTTTGGCTCCAGGTTAACGATTTCAACATCGCAGCCCGATAGTACCGGCAGCAGGTTCCATCCGGTGATTAATGATTTCTGTTTATTCATCAGTGTATTACCGCGGATGCGAAGCAATTCAGCGTTGGTAAGTTTAATCCGGTAACCATTATAAGGATTAAAATTAGTGAGTGTGTGAATACCACCGGCAGGGTAAATCATCCCCTCATCACCGGCAATAATCACCAGTGAATTGATGATTTGATTCAACACTGTATCAATATCATCATTTGTTGGGGTGATAAAACATGAAAGACTGTTCCACCCCTGGTTTAACTCAATGTTAAAGCCCGCTGGTGCTGATAGCGTTTTTTGGGCAACCAGTACTGGGGTTCTGTCAGCATTTTCATACATCGATCTGAAGGTATTAATTTCACCGGAAGAATGGCTGAACATTTCAGCAAGCCATTTATCATTAATCGTCTGGTAATAAACCCTGGCGGAAATTTCAACATGCCCGAAGTATTGATTGAGAGGAATATGGTAATGCAACTGGTCGCTGCCGGACCCTTCGATCCCGTCTTGTTTGTTAAAATCCGGGTCTATGGTCGCAAGTCCTGCAATCCTGGTTGTATCGTAACTATAATGTGAAGAGTTGAAACCCACCGGCGGTAACCGGTTGTCTTTCAGATGCTGATATGCCCGCTCAAGTACTGTCGTCACATTTGAATTTACATCACCCATCACCATTTCGTAAATCTGCACCTGATCCTCGCTGATAATTAGATTGTGATGAGGTTCGTAGGTACTATTCTCATGAATTAAGTTGAAGTTTTCATCTGCTCTCCCACTGTGAAACAAAGTATCACCTGATTCAGTTAAAGCAACCACTTCAACCCATGCTCTCCTGCTTGGAAAACCCGATGGGAATTTGTGACCGGCTTTGTTTTTCAATGTAAGTGCTAAGAACAAGGTGTCATTTGTCCGGTCAGTTTCTGCTAATACAAGGTCAAGAGTTTGCTGTTGCAACATCCTGGTTGAACGATTGATGGTTGAATCAAATTGGACTGCAGTGGCTGTAACGCCAATATTTTCTCCATTTTCTTTTAGTAAACGTCCCATAAAAACATTGGCTCCGGCATGCTGATGCATGGCAAAAGGGGACCGGGGTTGCAGCCAGGGAGGAGCAGAACTCATTTTAACAGGATCA
The Bacteroidales bacterium DNA segment above includes these coding regions:
- a CDS encoding PqqD family protein; its protein translation is MKIKKNVAVSASGLIFNPDTGESFTVNPMGASIINDLKEGKAQLEIVQATIGKYFVEKTTFEKDFEDFLGLLKNYSLVENGE
- a CDS encoding T9SS type A sorting domain-containing protein; amino-acid sequence: MKHVTFVIAFVISLNFAFGQITFEEMYDQSGTYTSLANSGDKFYIMHVAAEQCRIYNIDHTPWKTIPLVVPNGQWLYDIRFVSENLFTTDNSLCLAYIYYLYDEPGQYYTFTAKVVKEDGTVLLTIPGCQYIYVHTLSDGSTKMTAYSYDYSITPYTVQTYVYHLPGQQTSFDVEENAVKYNALNAFPNPAFSFTTIPYELPENEQTGNILLLNGEGKTIRTIPVDHHAREVKIETTQYPRGIYFYHLQAGNWQSQARKLIIN